The nucleotide sequence TGTACGCTGTCCGTAAACGACAAAGCAGTACGTATGAGAATATTTTCTATCATCTCCTGTTCGCTCTCGGACAGCAGCCTGATGTCAATGGAGCCTAACTGCACCACAGCGGCATACATGCCGTTCTTCAGGTATATGAGCCCATCCCTTATATCCTCGATATCCCAAATGTTTTTCAGCGTATTTTTACTGCTGCGTTCCGTGGCGCGCTCTTTTCTGCTCCTGCGCTGGCTGTTTGAATATGAACTGCGGGATGATAACTTTTTATCCTGCATATGCAAATACAGCCATGTGCCGACTATGGTTGCAATCGTCAATATGACGAATATAACGGAAATCAGTATATACAATCAATCACCTCCCGTATATGTACTTTTTCTTTCTAAAACAGTACTTTAAAAAGACAATCATGAACCTGTCGAAGTACATGTTGCCGATCTTCAAAAACGCACACATAGCAAGAATTATAACCGATGGTATAAACACAAGCAGTTTAACGGAAACGGACAGTCTGGTGATGAACACTCCAGCAACCAGAAGAGCTGCCCCGGCATATCCCAACTGCCTGCCTGACATGTTCCAGAACAGTTTTTCTTCATGCGGGAACTCGAATGGTACTGTAAACAGCCTGATTTTCATCACCTCCTTGGAACGGGCTGTATCGAAAGGTACAGCCCGTTTTAAGAATTTTAATCACTTAAAATTGCTTGCTAAATGGTAGTATAATCCGGCAACAAGTGACGCACCACCTAGCAGCAGTGCACCAGCTGCAAGCCATCCGAGGCCTGCGAGCGTTTCCGCCCTTTCCTGCACCTTTGAATGCTGCATTATGAGCTTTACAGCTATAATCGCAACAGATATGAATATCAAACCCGCTCCTATTGGCAACAAAAATAGATTAATTGTGGATATTATTTTGCCGCCCAAATCGTTCGGATCAGTATCGGGAATACTGGAACTATTGCTATTGGCATATGCATAAACGGGAATCATCATCGACGTTATTGCTCCGTACAATGCTGCTTTTACCTTGTTTGTCACTTTTTTCACGTCTACCACCTCCTTCCATTATTTGAAGCTCTGCGCCATAGATTTTAAAAGCCCGACGATGAACGGCGTTGCAGCATACACCAGAAAACCAAGTCCCGCACCGACGAAACCGCCCGTTCCCATTTTCTTCAGCGTGCCCGAATGTGAAAACGCACCGGCTATAAACAGAATTGCGGATATGAGCAGAACCAGCATAACCAGCGGTACGATGACAAGGGAAATGGAATTGTACAGGACCATAATTGCGTTTGCCAGGCTCTGCCCAAACTGTTGGGGAGTTATAGCCTGAATGTTGCTCATGCTAATCACCTCCCTTTTTCTCCGCAAAGAACATGGACATCAAAAGCACACCCAAACAACCTCCAACAATCAGGCCTATTATGAAGCCTGCCAGCATACGGTTCAGCTCCTTTCCTGCCCGAAGGCATAAAAAAAGCTGCCTGTCGGGCAGTCTTTTGGACATTGATGTCCATAACAACAAATATACCTTTCAAGTTACAAGACCACCAGTGAATTATCCGATAACCCCTCAGGAATCACTTTTAACCCGATTATATCGGAGTTGCTTTTTATCACTACATCGCTGGTGCAGCTGAATTCCTTATACAGGTGGGCACTTAATACATCCTTATCGATTATCACCACCTTGTAACGCATTTCCCACTTCGGATCGTACCGGCCGAGGTCTTCATCAGGAGAAGTTATGGAAAACAAAGCATACGGATGTCCTCTCGCTCTCGTACGCAGATCAAACCTATCAGTCCTTTGCATGTGCCAAATGAGGATGAAGGGTTCTGTTATTTTATTAAACATTACATCGTTTAAAGCGCTCAGCTTTCTGATATTGAAGATTTCCGAACTGCCGCACAACCTATCATTTTCTCCCACAAAAATTTTCAAAGCCACTTTCTCCTGCAGTTGGTTTTTAATTTCGTTAATCCAGTTGTTGATATTA is from Caldanaerobius fijiensis DSM 17918 and encodes:
- a CDS encoding PrgI family protein — protein: MKIRLFTVPFEFPHEEKLFWNMSGRQLGYAGAALLVAGVFITRLSVSVKLLVFIPSVIILAMCAFLKIGNMYFDRFMIVFLKYCFRKKKYIYGR